CAGGCCTGCTTCAAGTTGACATTGATGACGTTCCTGATGTTCAGGAAGTGAAAAGCCAATTGATGTCGGATCCACATATATACTCTTGTTTTGTTTCACCATCAGGAAGAGGCGTAAAGGGGCTAATTCGTGTCCCGCAAGACTCCGACCCTTTAATGGCGAAACAGGCAGTGGTTCGCCACCTGAGTGCAGTACACGGTCTCGAAATTGATGAGGGGCCTTGTGGCATAAATTATCGGATGTATGTGTCCTATGATCCCGAATTATATATCAATAAGGACTGCAGGGAGCTCCCACTGGAGTTTTGTGAGGAAAAGGATCAGCGAGACTTGGTTGTTGGGGGCTCAAAAGAATCATTTCGCGAATACAACCTCTTTCCTCTGGATGAAATAAAGTGCGCACTTGGCGCAATACCGGATCGCCCTGACTATGATCTGTGGATCAGGTTGGCAAATGCGGTACGGGATGCTGCTGGTACCGAAAATGCAGTGGAACTATTGAAGGCTTGGTCTCCGGAGGAAAGACCGGGTGAGTATGGATTTAAAATCTGCGAATTACCCTTGGTAAAGGCTAGTTGCTTGTTTGAGGAAGCTTATCGGAACGGTTGGAGTCCCGAAGTTTACTACGAAAATTCATCAAACCGATATTGGCTGATGGATGCCGACAGTAAGTTTCGTACTTACACGCAATCGCACCTGACCGATCAGCTAAAACGCTATGGTCTCGATGGCGAGCAGGCTGCTAGTGTCGCACGCAGTGCCCGTTTCAGGTTTTCATTAGACTGCGTCTTAAATGTTGCGGGAATGCCGAAGGGGCTGAACGAAATGAACGGCAAAAAGCTGTTAGTTCCGCGTGGACCGAACCTCATTGAGCCCCACCAAGGCGAGTGGGAAACCATCAAGGCCATTTTTGTAGGCATGTTAGGCGAAACGCAGTATGAGTATTTTATATGGTGGCTGGCCTTATCCTTGCAGTCGTTGTACGGCGGCAATTGGCAGCCTGCGCAGGTTTTAGCCTTGGTGGGGCCGACGGCTTCCGCGAAAAGCCTTACTCAGTCCATCCTTACTCTGCTGTTTGGCGGTACGGAAGCACGTGTGATGCAGGCTGTCTCGGGCTCGACTCCGTTTAACGGCGATTGGGCGGAAGCTGCACACTTGGTCATTGAAGACGAGTTTTCTGATAACAATAAATCGACCCGAGATAGGATAAAGGAACGGGTCAAAGAGATAGCCGTTAACAGGAGGCACCGCATCCACCCTAAGGGCAAAGATGCCATTGATGTAACTCCGTTTTGGCGTCTCACGATCTCATGTAATCCTGTGCCGGAATCGTTGGCCGTCATGCCGCACCTAGATGAATCGTCGATGAATAAAATTAGTATCCTAGGTACCAAGCGGTTCGAGATGCCTATGCCTGCGGCTACTGCGAAAGAGAAGGAGAAACTTTGGTCTGCGGTCAGGCGGGAAGCGCCTGCACTTATACATGATTTGCTATCGTGGGGAAACCCGCCAGCGCACCTGCGAGATGAGGAGAATCGCTTCGATTTAGCAGCATACCACGACGAAGGTGTAAAGCGCATGATTGAGGATATGTCGCAAGAATTTGAGTTGCTGAATTTGATCATCGACGGAATGCGTAAAGGCCATTTTGACGTTGAGGATGAATTCGACGGTGGGCACTCGGAAACAAATTTAAAGATCGAAGTTACCGCTGCTGAGGTGCACGAAGTGCTCCGCTACAGGGGGCTGCCTAGTTGGATGAATACAAGGCAGATTGGCAAAATGCTGAGCTATCTTACGAAGATTCGGCCTGAATATGTAACAACCATAAAATCTAGCCGCTCAAACGGAAACAGGTATCAGATAGTGGGCAATGGTGGTGAAATTATCTGGTAGGGGTATTAGGGGTTGGATTGGTGAGCAGAGGAATAGGCTAAAGGGGTGAGGTGCGTTCAAAGAGGTCCAGTAAGACGAACGACTACCCCTGATACCCCTACTTGGCTTCATGTCCCCCCCCCTCGACACCCACTTTTCGCCTCGACAGCAATACAATGTGCGGATTCTTATTTTACGTGGCTTTTACGTCTGGGGCCACTAGTTTTCCGCCATGCCGCCCAAGAAAAAATCCTCCCCGAAGAAGACCAACGGCGACCTCGGCTTCGAGGCCAAGCTCTGGCTTGCTGCCGACAAACTCCGTAATAATATGGACGCGGCCGAGTACAAACATGTGGTGCTCGGGCTAATTTTTCTCAAGTATATCTCCGATGCCTTCGACGAGATGCACGCGAAGCTCGTTGCGGGCGAGGGCGATTACGACGGAGCCGATCCCGAGGACCCGGACGAGTACAAGGCCGAGAACATCTTTTGGGTGCCCCCTGCTGCCCGTTGGAAATATATCCAAGGTAGCGCCCATCAGCCCGAAGTCGGCAAGATCGTGGACGACGCCATGGTCGCCATCGAGCGAGACAATAAGGGGCTCAAGGGCGTCCTGCCCAAGGACTACGCACGCCCCGCGCTTGATAAGCACCGTCTGGGCGAGTTGATCGACCTGATCGGTACCATCGGCCTCGGTGACGCCGAAAACCGTTCCAAAGACATCCTGGGGCGCGTCTACGAGTACTTCCTGAGCCAGTTCGCCAGCGCCGAGGGCAAGAAAGGTGGCCAGTTCTACACCCCCCGCTGTGTCGTGCAGTTACTGGTCGAAATGCTGGCCCCCCGGCCCGGCTCCCGCATCTACGACCCCTGCTGCGGCTCGGGCGGCATGTTTGTGCAGTCCGAGAGGTTCATCGAGGAGCACGGCGGGCGCATCGGGGACATCGCTGTCTACGGGCAGGAGAGCAATCCCACCACGCGCCGCCTTGCCGCCATGAACCTCGCGATTCGCAGTATCGAGGCAAACCTCGGTCCTGAGCATGCTGATACCTTCCGGCGCGATCTCCACCCCGATTTGCGGGCCGACTACGTTATCGCCAACCCGCCCTTTAATGACTCCGACTGGTTCCGCAAGGACGACGACG
This genomic interval from Ruficoccus sp. ZRK36 contains the following:
- a CDS encoding BT4734/BF3469 family protein; protein product: MNDHSQIISGVNEKIGDRMVSIYPPLSSGPSRVPLENTPIWDALMGIKNGIYKEVVQKVRKAEGKVKKRKAKMELPSLMPTGVFENGLKDMVPDPFSGLLQVDIDDVPDVQEVKSQLMSDPHIYSCFVSPSGRGVKGLIRVPQDSDPLMAKQAVVRHLSAVHGLEIDEGPCGINYRMYVSYDPELYINKDCRELPLEFCEEKDQRDLVVGGSKESFREYNLFPLDEIKCALGAIPDRPDYDLWIRLANAVRDAAGTENAVELLKAWSPEERPGEYGFKICELPLVKASCLFEEAYRNGWSPEVYYENSSNRYWLMDADSKFRTYTQSHLTDQLKRYGLDGEQAASVARSARFRFSLDCVLNVAGMPKGLNEMNGKKLLVPRGPNLIEPHQGEWETIKAIFVGMLGETQYEYFIWWLALSLQSLYGGNWQPAQVLALVGPTASAKSLTQSILTLLFGGTEARVMQAVSGSTPFNGDWAEAAHLVIEDEFSDNNKSTRDRIKERVKEIAVNRRHRIHPKGKDAIDVTPFWRLTISCNPVPESLAVMPHLDESSMNKISILGTKRFEMPMPAATAKEKEKLWSAVRREAPALIHDLLSWGNPPAHLRDEENRFDLAAYHDEGVKRMIEDMSQEFELLNLIIDGMRKGHFDVEDEFDGGHSETNLKIEVTAAEVHEVLRYRGLPSWMNTRQIGKMLSYLTKIRPEYVTTIKSSRSNGNRYQIVGNGGEIIW
- a CDS encoding class I SAM-dependent DNA methyltransferase: MPPKKKSSPKKTNGDLGFEAKLWLAADKLRNNMDAAEYKHVVLGLIFLKYISDAFDEMHAKLVAGEGDYDGADPEDPDEYKAENIFWVPPAARWKYIQGSAHQPEVGKIVDDAMVAIERDNKGLKGVLPKDYARPALDKHRLGELIDLIGTIGLGDAENRSKDILGRVYEYFLSQFASAEGKKGGQFYTPRCVVQLLVEMLAPRPGSRIYDPCCGSGGMFVQSERFIEEHGGRIGDIAVYGQESNPTTRRLAAMNLAIRSIEANLGPEHADTFRRDLHPDLRADYVIANPPFNDSDWFRKDDDVRWQFGTPPKGNANFAWVQHFVHHLAPGGSAGFVLANGSMSSNQSGEGDIRRALIEADLVDCMVALPGQLFYSTQIPVCLWFLTKDKSARVVSSGEKDDLPERARDRRGETLFIDARKMGSMLDRVHRELTNEDVARISRTYHSWRLDIPMGEVKHGDAIAIVDPDPEWIYQDIPGFCKSATKDEIASHGYVLTPGRYVGAEATEDDGEPFEEKMPRLVAELDAQFAESAKLEAAIRQNLKELGYGG